Proteins co-encoded in one Waddliaceae bacterium genomic window:
- a CDS encoding S49 family peptidase, which yields MKFIHESLFSSAIRSFLKTFFGIIGIGAAIIPIIIIIGILGSGDTGYVSTPTPVILPNAEGERVIHDATAPIILNVDISGVVGMKELTKDKVCEQLIQSREGVYGDRVKAIMLTIHSPGGIASDGEAIYLAIKKYKEKYDVPVYAYTDSLCASGGYQIALAADKIYATDMSLIGSVGAIFSPFFNVTGLMEKVGVEAKTIYSGKGKDAMNSVRPWTPDEDAHFQNIIDAQYEDFVALVVKERPSVSKKKLVNEYGANIFIGKQAKKIGFIDESGATYDGTLTALATAAGLEPEEYQVIKLQTSNWIDTFFEKRSPLLTGTVEHTIDMSATGIAPELMGKPLYLYNPIR from the coding sequence ATGAAGTTTATACACGAGTCACTGTTTTCTTCGGCGATACGTTCTTTCCTTAAGACGTTCTTTGGTATCATAGGAATAGGCGCCGCTATAATTCCCATAATTATTATCATAGGAATCTTAGGGTCAGGAGATACAGGATATGTCAGCACGCCGACGCCAGTAATACTCCCTAATGCCGAAGGTGAACGTGTCATTCACGATGCTACAGCCCCAATTATCCTCAACGTCGACATCTCAGGGGTCGTCGGAATGAAAGAGCTAACGAAAGATAAAGTGTGTGAACAACTTATACAGTCGCGCGAAGGCGTTTACGGTGACCGCGTAAAAGCTATCATGCTGACAATACACTCTCCCGGGGGTATCGCCTCCGACGGAGAAGCAATATACCTCGCCATAAAAAAATATAAAGAGAAATACGACGTCCCAGTATACGCATATACCGACTCACTATGCGCTTCAGGGGGATACCAGATAGCCCTCGCCGCTGACAAGATATACGCCACCGATATGAGCCTTATAGGCTCGGTAGGAGCAATATTCTCGCCGTTCTTCAACGTCACAGGGCTTATGGAAAAAGTCGGCGTCGAAGCCAAGACAATATATTCTGGTAAAGGAAAAGACGCCATGAATTCAGTACGGCCATGGACGCCAGACGAGGATGCACATTTCCAGAATATCATCGACGCACAATACGAAGATTTCGTCGCACTCGTCGTAAAAGAAAGGCCTTCCGTCAGCAAAAAGAAACTCGTCAACGAATATGGCGCTAATATTTTCATTGGAAAACAAGCAAAAAAAATAGGCTTCATCGACGAAAGCGGCGCAACATATGACGGAACACTAACAGCCCTCGCCACCGCCGCAGGACTAGAACCTGAAGAATATCAGGTGATAAAACTGCAGACATCAAACTGGATAGATACCTTCTTTGAGAAACGCTCGCCATTGCTCACCGGTACAGTAGAACATACCATCGATATGTCGGCAACAGGGATAGCACCAGAACTTATGGGAAAACCACTATACCTATATAACCCTATACGATGA
- a CDS encoding mechanosensitive ion channel family protein has translation MSFFQEYTWALNAAIAVVVVIFANIALKIILQRVGKSLKARKHGSSSDIFIAIRSPLYCLIWIFTLLYIADVMAYNILGFSVLKPESKLLHVIVIVIVTWFILRIIGLTRKRFARKARKSSDRHMVHTTGRLISIVVIIIAGLIILETLGGKLSTVLAFGGLGGIVIGFAAKDIVANFFGSIVIHITNPFSVGDFIESPDRDIQGHVKEIGWYQTKIMPHRKQPIYVPNSLFSTIIITNVERMTHRFIDETIGVRYNDFTKVQGIVKEIREHLNKSANFDTEQPTFVTFTHFGESSLDLWVSCYTVTTDKAEYYDEKQKLLLKIGKIIGDHGAEIAFPTTTIEVPNGFFSDQ, from the coding sequence ATGTCGTTTTTTCAAGAATATACATGGGCGCTAAACGCCGCCATCGCTGTCGTTGTCGTGATATTCGCAAATATCGCGCTTAAAATCATTCTGCAGCGTGTCGGTAAATCTTTAAAAGCACGGAAACACGGTAGTTCCAGTGACATCTTTATAGCGATACGTTCGCCGCTATATTGTCTTATCTGGATTTTTACGCTTCTGTATATCGCCGACGTCATGGCATATAATATCTTGGGATTTAGCGTGTTGAAGCCTGAAAGCAAGCTCCTTCACGTCATTGTCATCGTCATCGTGACGTGGTTTATCCTCAGGATAATAGGTTTAACGCGCAAGAGGTTTGCTCGCAAGGCGAGGAAGTCTTCCGACAGGCATATGGTCCATACTACTGGAAGGCTTATAAGCATCGTCGTCATTATCATTGCTGGCCTTATCATCCTCGAGACTCTTGGTGGCAAGCTATCAACAGTGCTAGCATTCGGAGGGTTAGGAGGTATCGTCATAGGTTTCGCCGCCAAAGACATCGTTGCTAATTTCTTTGGAAGCATTGTCATCCACATCACCAATCCCTTCTCTGTCGGTGATTTCATCGAATCTCCAGACCGTGACATCCAGGGGCACGTCAAGGAGATCGGGTGGTACCAGACGAAGATCATGCCACACCGTAAGCAGCCGATATATGTTCCTAACTCTTTATTTTCTACGATAATAATAACGAACGTCGAGCGTATGACACACAGATTTATCGACGAGACTATAGGAGTACGATACAACGACTTCACCAAAGTTCAGGGTATCGTCAAGGAAATCCGTGAGCACCTTAATAAGAGCGCCAATTTTGATACCGAGCAGCCGACATTCGTAACCTTCACACATTTCGGCGAGAGCTCTTTAGACCTATGGGTGTCGTGCTATACTGTAACTACCGACAAAGCAGAATACTATGACGAAAAGCAGAAACTCCTCCTGAAAATCGGGAAGATCATCGGTGACCACGGCGCCGAAATCGCTTTCCCTACTACTACTATCGAAGTTCCTAACGGCTTTTTCAGTGACCAGTGA
- a CDS encoding CDP-alcohol phosphatidyltransferase family protein, whose translation MMIHDKGIFTISNILTIARAPMAIFFLVENSMVRLIIVAVAMITDGIDGYIARRYNMESQVGRFLDPIMDKFFVFFVLAVLVSEGRLVSWNLFAMVFRDACLCAFGAYVSIFGTWERCSSCTGIWLSKVTTAFQFAIIIGLSLGYIFPAYLYISFMGLGLLSLGELCLYYKRTPIISE comes from the coding sequence ATGATGATACATGACAAAGGCATATTTACCATCTCCAACATTCTTACGATAGCTCGTGCTCCTATGGCGATCTTCTTCCTCGTTGAGAATAGCATGGTGCGTCTTATCATCGTCGCCGTTGCTATGATAACCGACGGTATCGACGGATATATCGCCCGCAGATACAACATGGAAAGTCAGGTAGGACGGTTTTTAGATCCTATAATGGACAAATTTTTCGTCTTTTTCGTCCTTGCAGTCCTTGTCTCTGAGGGTCGCCTTGTGTCGTGGAATCTCTTCGCTATGGTCTTTCGTGACGCCTGCCTTTGTGCCTTTGGCGCATACGTAAGCATCTTCGGGACGTGGGAACGTTGCAGCTCATGTACAGGGATATGGCTCAGCAAGGTGACGACAGCGTTTCAGTTTGCTATAATAATAGGCCTTTCTCTGGGATATATCTTCCCGGCGTATCTCTATATCTCCTTCATGGGCCTTGGCCTTCTTTCTCTTGGGGAGCTGTGTCTTTATTATAAAAGAACACCTATTATTAGCGAATAG
- a CDS encoding ATP-binding protein, translating into MKRIVVTGTHGAGKTTLCYLLAAYFKQQQHNVKVLNETARQCPFPINEVANNNTELWIVHSQIVKELDAEAQHYDAIITDRCPMDPLVYWAERNPTCEEFYELEKTAMKWMEKYDAIFLVEPSSDTDSFAVDAVRATSIQYRNRIRDIFRVYVNKLPDAIKEKLYVIQSDDIFGDFRLPEKIHPIAATVSGEKIAEECALT; encoded by the coding sequence ATGAAACGTATCGTTGTCACGGGCACCCACGGTGCCGGAAAGACGACGTTATGCTACCTCCTCGCTGCATATTTCAAGCAGCAGCAGCATAATGTCAAAGTCCTTAACGAGACGGCACGACAGTGTCCGTTCCCGATAAACGAGGTCGCCAACAACAATACCGAGCTGTGGATAGTACATTCGCAGATAGTCAAAGAGCTTGACGCCGAAGCGCAACACTACGACGCCATAATCACCGACAGATGCCCAATGGACCCGCTCGTCTATTGGGCAGAGCGCAACCCAACCTGCGAAGAGTTCTACGAGCTAGAAAAGACCGCGATGAAGTGGATGGAGAAATACGACGCCATCTTCCTCGTAGAACCCAGCAGCGACACAGACTCCTTCGCCGTCGATGCCGTACGCGCCACCTCGATACAATACCGCAACAGGATACGTGATATCTTCAGGGTATATGTCAATAAACTCCCAGACGCCATTAAAGAAAAACTATACGTTATACAGTCCGACGATATCTTCGGAGACTTCAGACTCCCAGAAAAAATACACCCAATAGCCGCCACTGTCAGTGGAGAGAAAATCGCCGAAGAATGCGCCTTGACGTAA
- a CDS encoding DUF4065 domain-containing protein, translated as MNKQCLKCDSTDFKKKNIRFTPEIKGETVEVIAPAYICKHCHTPLMDSEQIDRLRKETSDAYRKNHDLLSSAEIIHYRNILGMSQKAFAAYLRVGEASVKRWETFFIQDASQDELIRLKCDQQRAEDNSLNVHWINQQPDIYSGNEKFNFERFKNILLIIVQKINTSKIFLNKVLFYIDFGHFKKYGKSITGTRYVPLQYGPCPDNYQAIFQHFVDQGVLKSLKGHRFHANIEPDMGLFDDQEKETVNAVCKLCKEDNGKKLFDLSHQEKGFKETPDFQFISYEYARDLNVTI; from the coding sequence ATGAACAAACAATGCTTGAAATGTGATAGCACAGATTTTAAGAAAAAAAACATTCGATTCACCCCTGAAATTAAGGGTGAAACCGTTGAGGTTATTGCTCCGGCATACATATGTAAACATTGTCATACGCCATTGATGGATAGTGAGCAAATAGACAGGTTAAGAAAAGAAACTTCCGACGCATATCGAAAAAATCATGACCTTCTCTCTTCTGCAGAGATCATTCATTATCGTAATATTCTTGGGATGTCTCAGAAAGCTTTTGCAGCGTATCTTAGAGTAGGCGAAGCAAGCGTAAAACGCTGGGAAACATTTTTCATTCAAGATGCCAGCCAGGACGAACTTATCAGATTAAAATGCGATCAACAGCGCGCTGAAGATAATTCATTAAATGTTCATTGGATTAATCAACAACCAGACATTTATAGTGGGAACGAGAAATTTAATTTCGAGCGGTTTAAAAATATTTTACTCATAATCGTTCAGAAGATCAATACGAGCAAGATTTTTCTCAATAAAGTTCTTTTTTACATTGATTTTGGTCATTTCAAAAAATATGGGAAAAGCATTACCGGAACTCGTTATGTTCCTTTACAATATGGCCCTTGCCCAGACAACTATCAAGCTATTTTTCAACACTTTGTCGACCAAGGCGTATTAAAGTCTTTAAAAGGGCATCGATTCCATGCTAACATCGAACCCGACATGGGCCTTTTTGATGACCAAGAAAAAGAAACTGTTAATGCTGTTTGCAAGCTGTGTAAAGAAGACAATGGCAAAAAACTTTTCGATCTTTCTCATCAAGAAAAGGGATTCAAAGAAACGCCAGACTTCCAATTTATCAGTTATGAATATGCCCGAGACTTAAATGTGACCATCTAG
- a CDS encoding PDZ domain-containing protein: MKRMVTAIIAVIMTMAAMPMAYGNDGAGEEEYLQPKDIERIMDQLLEYHVDEKKVTAEILKRSLKSYIEQFDPLYIYFLESEISFYQNPDKKFLKKMLAAYKNNEITFYEELHDLVCKAIKRSRAWREEIEKERDDIYQDAKEYNSVMEYDGYTNNSRELKDRVRGRILNFVKYQAQVLKREPIEDEVKKILSLFERRQRDFEDRLLAEDPKERQHVVVVSTLKALAKSLDAHTAFFSPEEAYEMRVRLEKGVQGIGVALQEGLEGITIVRLMEGGPAYRSKKIELNDNIVEIDGISIVEMSFRNILKLIRGQQNTEIKLGLIREESNGNDRFFEVRLKRERIMIDEDRVDISYEAFGDGIIGILKLYAFYENSSGTISSEKDIRDALRELESKGELKGLVLDLRENRGGFLMQAVKVAGLFITNGVVVVSKYADEETTYLRDIDGYTYYDGPMAILTSRASASAAEIVAQTLQDYGAAIVVGDETTYGKGSIQHQTVTDKSGKSAFFKVTVGRYYTASGKSTQIEGVKADIIVPGILSEEELGERFLDYPLSRDSVLPVFIDPLSDVDGEAKEWLWSYYMPTLEEKDSTWREMLPKLRINSAHRLEENENYQLFKKVIEGDKIVRGNDDYGIADLQVAEAVDIVKDMVQLYSEKKLSDSEK; the protein is encoded by the coding sequence ATGAAGCGAATGGTGACAGCGATTATTGCAGTGATAATGACGATGGCAGCGATGCCGATGGCATATGGCAACGACGGTGCCGGCGAAGAAGAATACCTTCAGCCTAAAGATATCGAACGTATCATGGATCAGCTCCTTGAATATCATGTCGACGAGAAAAAAGTCACCGCCGAGATACTAAAACGTTCGCTGAAAAGCTATATAGAGCAATTCGATCCTCTATACATATATTTCCTAGAAAGCGAGATATCTTTCTACCAAAATCCCGACAAAAAGTTCCTGAAAAAAATGCTCGCAGCATATAAAAATAACGAGATCACCTTCTACGAAGAACTTCACGACCTCGTATGTAAGGCGATAAAACGCTCTAGAGCATGGCGCGAAGAGATAGAAAAAGAACGCGACGATATCTACCAAGACGCCAAAGAATATAACAGCGTTATGGAATATGACGGATATACTAATAATAGCCGCGAACTTAAAGATAGAGTGCGCGGAAGGATCCTTAACTTCGTGAAATACCAGGCGCAAGTTCTTAAACGCGAGCCCATTGAAGACGAAGTCAAGAAGATCCTCAGCCTCTTCGAACGCCGACAAAGAGATTTCGAAGATAGACTCCTCGCCGAAGACCCTAAAGAACGACAGCACGTCGTCGTCGTCTCGACACTGAAAGCTCTTGCTAAAAGCCTCGACGCCCATACAGCTTTCTTCAGCCCAGAAGAAGCTTACGAGATGCGCGTGCGCCTTGAGAAAGGCGTCCAAGGTATCGGCGTAGCACTGCAGGAAGGCCTCGAAGGTATAACGATAGTACGCCTTATGGAAGGAGGCCCAGCATATCGTAGCAAAAAGATTGAACTCAACGACAACATCGTCGAAATCGATGGCATCTCCATCGTCGAAATGTCGTTCCGCAATATCCTAAAACTTATAAGAGGACAGCAGAATACAGAAATAAAACTAGGACTTATAAGAGAAGAAAGTAACGGCAACGACAGATTCTTCGAGGTGCGGCTCAAAAGAGAACGTATCATGATAGACGAAGACCGCGTCGATATATCATACGAAGCCTTCGGCGATGGCATCATCGGAATACTAAAACTCTACGCCTTCTATGAAAATTCGTCAGGGACGATAAGCAGCGAAAAAGATATACGCGACGCTCTGCGAGAACTCGAAAGTAAAGGAGAACTAAAAGGCCTCGTCCTCGACCTAAGAGAAAATCGCGGCGGATTCCTCATGCAGGCAGTGAAAGTTGCTGGGCTCTTCATAACAAACGGCGTCGTCGTCGTCTCGAAATACGCCGATGAAGAGACTACATACCTCCGCGATATCGACGGATATACATACTACGACGGGCCTATGGCGATACTTACATCAAGGGCATCGGCGTCGGCAGCAGAAATAGTTGCACAGACACTACAAGACTACGGTGCAGCAATCGTCGTCGGAGACGAAACAACATACGGAAAAGGATCGATACAACACCAGACAGTAACAGACAAAAGCGGAAAATCGGCATTCTTTAAGGTCACAGTAGGACGATACTACACAGCTTCAGGGAAATCTACACAGATAGAAGGTGTTAAAGCCGATATCATCGTACCAGGGATTCTCAGCGAAGAAGAACTAGGAGAAAGATTCCTCGATTACCCACTGTCGAGAGATAGCGTGCTTCCAGTGTTCATCGACCCACTGTCAGACGTCGATGGAGAAGCAAAAGAATGGCTATGGAGCTACTATATGCCTACGCTCGAAGAAAAAGACAGCACATGGCGCGAGATGCTTCCAAAGCTAAGGATTAATAGCGCACACCGCCTTGAAGAAAATGAAAACTACCAGCTCTTCAAAAAAGTTATCGAAGGAGATAAAATCGTAAGAGGCAACGACGACTACGGCATCGCAGACCTGCAGGTCGCCGAAGCCGTCGATATCGTAAAAGATATGGTGCAGCTATATAGCGAGAAAAAACTAAGCGATTCGGAAAAATGA
- a CDS encoding protein kinase, producing the protein MPGPEIPSLCGGSSQRQSDSPRPDEVSRRISPSTGAPIQEGYHQRVGADRRLTAAALASLAPAPDPAIESGRVLPISPTHTLKRGKPFGPHLSQRGGTPAKTTGGGDDAFREQMALLGIPVDLVEDEIDGGTHKARDPRAACGVIREPARITGHQESHAETIERLKDTTLDEFVCTKILSTGTFGTVRHVNLKGTRDYYAIKELSKTGLLLGDQVVHTADEIKFLLALDNPHIVQAYKIFEDKKRFYIVMQYIPGGELFSHLRGRRSFNSKQTRFYLAQMILALEYLHSRGIAYRDIKPENLLIGKDGKLYITDLGFAKFVRDRTYTLCGTEEYVSPEMITLPKQGHSTKTDMWSLGVLVYEMLHGYSPFLLTEREAITNRGKETEALYAKILLGSFRFKRGIPEKTKSLISGLLQIDPSKRLTIEQLKKHDFFSITRGTETIKFDWEKAEREECQHSLLCSPLELGEISPRDTSYFPDEPLGDNKYRSCNRDVTEEDNKALEPIRVAVKDAFDSIFVRTDPPDV; encoded by the coding sequence ATGCCAGGACCAGAAATACCGTCTCTTTGTGGCGGATCATCGCAGCGTCAGTCAGATTCGCCTCGTCCGGATGAAGTTTCTCGCCGTATCAGCCCTAGTACAGGGGCTCCTATACAAGAGGGATATCATCAACGTGTTGGTGCTGACAGAAGACTCACTGCTGCAGCTCTCGCTAGTCTCGCTCCTGCTCCTGATCCTGCCATAGAAAGCGGTAGAGTGCTTCCTATTAGTCCTACACATACATTAAAGAGAGGGAAACCTTTCGGTCCTCATTTATCTCAGCGTGGCGGTACTCCTGCAAAGACAACAGGTGGTGGAGATGATGCATTCAGAGAACAAATGGCACTTCTTGGTATCCCTGTAGACCTTGTAGAAGACGAAATAGATGGTGGTACACATAAAGCAAGGGACCCTCGGGCTGCCTGTGGTGTAATCAGAGAACCAGCACGAATTACCGGCCATCAAGAGTCTCATGCTGAGACAATTGAACGTCTTAAAGATACAACTTTAGATGAGTTCGTTTGTACGAAGATTCTTAGCACAGGGACATTTGGCACTGTAAGACATGTCAATTTAAAAGGTACCAGAGACTATTATGCTATTAAAGAACTGTCTAAAACAGGGCTACTGCTTGGAGACCAGGTTGTACATACCGCCGACGAAATAAAGTTTCTGCTTGCCTTAGATAATCCTCATATTGTACAGGCGTATAAAATCTTCGAAGATAAAAAACGCTTCTATATCGTCATGCAATATATTCCTGGCGGTGAACTATTCTCTCATTTGCGCGGCAGACGTTCCTTTAATAGCAAACAGACACGCTTTTATCTTGCGCAGATGATTTTAGCATTAGAATATCTGCATTCTCGAGGAATCGCATATCGTGACATAAAACCCGAGAACCTCCTCATTGGTAAAGATGGGAAGCTCTATATCACCGACCTTGGATTCGCCAAGTTTGTTCGGGATAGAACATATACACTATGTGGCACAGAAGAATATGTCTCTCCGGAAATGATTACGCTTCCTAAGCAAGGTCATAGTACTAAAACTGATATGTGGAGTTTGGGGGTCTTGGTATATGAGATGCTCCACGGTTATTCTCCATTTCTTCTCACAGAAAGAGAAGCAATAACAAATCGAGGAAAAGAAACAGAGGCTTTATACGCCAAGATCTTACTAGGAAGCTTCCGTTTTAAAAGAGGAATACCAGAAAAAACCAAATCGCTTATTAGTGGGCTCCTTCAAATAGACCCTTCAAAGCGTCTTACTATAGAACAATTAAAAAAGCATGATTTCTTCAGTATTACAAGAGGTACTGAAACAATAAAATTCGATTGGGAAAAAGCTGAACGTGAAGAATGTCAACACAGCTTGCTTTGTAGTCCTCTTGAATTAGGGGAAATTTCACCGCGTGATACAAGCTATTTTCCAGATGAACCCCTAGGCGACAACAAATACCGTTCATGTAACAGGGATGTAACCGAAGAAGATAATAAAGCTTTAGAACCTATAAGAGTGGCAGTGAAAGATGCTTTCGATTCGATTTTCGTTCGAACTGATCCTCCGGACGTATAA
- a CDS encoding segregation/condensation protein A, giving the protein MATVEKQTFSLENFEGPLDLLLHLINNDEVDACEVVVDDIVKQYLARIHGSKEHNVEAGGLFLSLVTWLLVIKSRRLLPREERSILDDDVIDDDGDVFSLTEHLLDYYRFKKAAKDLSEKEDERSGIFYRPPTEAPSVRRRTGVEHLSLDDIVDVFHEVLQRCPRPLAENRYHEEWTVADKITAIQHLIAEEIRVQLSTVLSDTMCREEIITAFLAILEMMKNGEVYLSGDVSSIETIYVTTTKEPS; this is encoded by the coding sequence ATGGCGACAGTAGAGAAGCAAACATTTTCTTTGGAGAACTTCGAGGGTCCTTTAGACCTTCTTCTTCATCTTATCAATAACGACGAGGTCGACGCCTGTGAGGTCGTTGTCGATGATATCGTCAAGCAATATCTCGCACGCATTCATGGCAGCAAAGAGCATAACGTCGAAGCCGGCGGCCTTTTTCTTTCTCTTGTTACGTGGCTTCTCGTAATAAAAAGCCGTAGACTTCTTCCTCGTGAAGAGCGTTCTATCCTCGACGATGATGTCATCGACGATGACGGCGATGTCTTCTCGCTGACAGAGCATCTTCTCGACTACTACCGTTTCAAAAAGGCAGCGAAGGATCTCTCCGAGAAGGAAGACGAGCGTTCAGGGATTTTCTACCGTCCTCCTACGGAGGCACCATCGGTACGTCGTCGTACCGGCGTCGAGCATCTTTCTCTCGACGATATCGTCGACGTCTTCCATGAAGTTTTACAGCGATGTCCGCGTCCTCTTGCCGAGAACCGCTATCATGAAGAGTGGACCGTCGCCGATAAGATCACCGCCATACAGCACCTTATCGCCGAAGAAATCCGCGTCCAGCTTTCGACGGTATTATCAGATACGATGTGTCGCGAAGAGATAATAACGGCGTTCCTAGCAATATTGGAGATGATGAAAAACGGCGAAGTATACCTTTCAGGCGACGTATCTTCGATAGAAACAATCTATGTTACGACAACAAAGGAACCATCATAA
- the scpB gene encoding SMC-Scp complex subunit ScpB, with product MNTSINIFEKEVDVVDDDAESINVRVTMKRVVEALLFSCNEPISLERIRNVTDTICPLSPKVLKDIIAELRSDYERLQMSFRVEELSGGYILTTTKRYSQYIALLHSGRRSEKLSRAATEVLAIVAYRQPLTRVNVEAIRGVDSSGILASLVDRGLVEVVGKVEAPGRPSLYATTKKFLRHFNLNNIKDLPQPESVAAVDFLKPMNNDQLSVFNEEAPQ from the coding sequence ATGAATACGAGCATCAACATCTTCGAGAAAGAAGTCGACGTCGTCGACGACGATGCCGAAAGCATCAACGTCCGTGTTACGATGAAACGCGTCGTCGAAGCCCTGCTTTTCTCGTGTAACGAGCCGATATCTCTCGAGAGGATCCGTAATGTCACAGACACGATATGTCCTTTGTCGCCGAAAGTCCTTAAAGACATAATAGCAGAACTTCGTAGCGACTATGAACGCCTGCAGATGTCATTCCGCGTCGAAGAGCTCAGCGGCGGATATATCCTCACAACAACAAAACGCTACAGCCAATATATCGCCCTCCTACACAGCGGACGCCGCTCAGAGAAACTGTCGCGTGCCGCAACAGAAGTCCTCGCCATCGTAGCATACCGTCAGCCGCTAACACGAGTAAACGTCGAAGCAATCCGCGGCGTCGACTCCTCAGGAATCCTTGCCTCGCTAGTAGATCGCGGCCTCGTAGAAGTCGTCGGGAAGGTGGAAGCTCCGGGGAGGCCTTCGCTTTATGCTACTACTAAGAAGTTCTTACGCCATTTCAATCTCAACAACATCAAAGATCTTCCTCAGCCTGAGAGCGTCGCCGCTGTAGACTTCCTGAAACCAATGAACAATGATCAATTATCAGTGTTCAATGAAGAAGCTCCGCAATAG
- a CDS encoding PAS domain S-box protein — MEKERVTGKELKAAFERFSVETSALKDGYSKLQEQFRTVNMRLDIANKKLNAKVLELAKAQEYLNTILTNISQGIIFVCDDGIVTTYNASALAIFGAEDVIDKDFSEVFADDIFGFSMSSYLSRRESMPSSFVQYTCDGAVKDLDIAATYVNAGVGQHAGIIIVVRDITEVRKLRTIANRNDRLHELGEMAASIAHEIRNPLGGIEGFASLLCRDLEDSPGQHKMAKSIVEGSKALNRLVSTVLSYARPTTLEFSKASLKNLIIDIGDLFSADKKFLDRVSFVVDLPNDDIEAYFDIGTMKSAMMNIALNAAQAMPDGGAVTMSLEEADNHAHITVHDNGSGIVDDDLENIFSPFFTTKVEGNGFGLSEAHKTLQAHGGSIEVASVPGDTTFTMKIPLTNATCTRSASWQ, encoded by the coding sequence GTGGAGAAGGAGAGGGTTACCGGCAAAGAGTTGAAGGCTGCGTTCGAGCGTTTTTCTGTGGAGACATCGGCGCTGAAGGATGGATATTCCAAGCTGCAGGAGCAGTTCCGCACGGTAAATATGCGCCTCGATATCGCCAATAAAAAGCTTAACGCCAAGGTGTTAGAGCTCGCCAAGGCGCAGGAATACCTCAACACCATTTTGACAAATATCTCCCAAGGGATAATTTTCGTCTGTGACGATGGCATCGTCACGACATACAATGCTTCGGCGCTTGCAATCTTTGGCGCTGAAGATGTCATCGACAAAGATTTCTCTGAAGTTTTTGCTGATGATATTTTCGGGTTCTCGATGTCGTCGTACCTATCGCGTCGGGAATCGATGCCTTCGTCGTTCGTACAGTATACTTGTGATGGCGCTGTTAAAGACCTCGACATTGCGGCGACGTATGTCAATGCTGGTGTTGGCCAGCATGCTGGTATCATCATCGTCGTCCGTGACATCACGGAAGTTCGCAAGCTACGCACTATTGCCAACCGCAACGACAGGCTCCATGAGCTTGGCGAGATGGCGGCTTCTATCGCCCATGAGATCAGGAATCCTTTAGGTGGCATTGAGGGCTTTGCCTCGCTGTTGTGTCGCGACCTTGAAGATTCTCCTGGGCAGCATAAGATGGCGAAGTCTATCGTAGAGGGCTCTAAGGCGCTGAACCGTCTGGTTAGCACGGTTTTGAGCTACGCGCGCCCTACTACTTTGGAGTTTTCGAAGGCGAGTCTTAAAAACCTTATCATCGACATTGGAGATTTGTTTTCCGCAGACAAAAAGTTTTTGGACAGGGTTTCTTTCGTCGTAGACCTCCCTAACGATGACATCGAGGCATATTTCGATATAGGCACGATGAAGTCTGCTATGATGAACATCGCCCTCAATGCCGCACAGGCAATGCCTGACGGTGGTGCTGTGACGATGTCTTTAGAAGAAGCCGACAACCATGCACATATTACCGTCCACGACAATGGTTCTGGCATCGTTGACGATGACCTAGAGAATATTTTCTCACCGTTTTTCACTACGAAGGTCGAGGGCAATGGCTTCGGGTTATCGGAGGCGCACAAAACATTACAGGCTCATGGCGGCAGTATCGAGGTGGCATCGGTTCCTGGCGATACTACCTTCACGATGAAGATACCATTAACAAACGCTACATGTACGAGGAGCGCATCATGGCAATAG